The sequence TGTATACAAGAATCGATCGGTGGCTTTCCGGTACTTGTACCCTATGATTCAGGGCGGGAACACACCACAGGTTCATTCTTTCCGACCCGTCTCGCATACAGCTGCTGACCAGACGTGATTTAGACGTACCGACGTTTTCAAGTAACTTTCAAGACGGCGGACGATGCCTTGAACTTCATCGACTCGATAAAATATATATGCCCGTGTAGCACCGCTCGAGACCAGCGCCCAACAGAAACACACGTAACCGAGCAGGCGAACAGCACCCACTGCCCGCCTTTAGCTATGGTTATTGAGGGTTCTGCTAAAACTGCCCCGCCCCGTCGCATAGCACCAATAAATCGTCCTATAACTCCATCTCGGATCTCTAATCCACCTTTACCAAGGAACGCGACAACGTACAGGAAGAGTACGATGTTTGCCGACATGCTTAGTTCACCATCGTTGGGCACTGGAAACTCTCAAGCCAGAGGAGCGCCTGGCTCAAGCTCGGGTTCAAGTGCGTCGGGTGGGAAGAGCGCAAATCCCACTCAGGTAAAGCCGACCATGGATGAGGTTGTGATTGATCGAGGCGAACTGGTTGACGAGCCAAATCACATAATTGTGGACGAGGGGCCATTGACAGAGCCCGGCAGGGCCGAGGCAACGAACATTTCACAGGTTGGTCGAGCAATCGCGCAACACGCACCCTCTCCAAACCAACCCGAGGAAACACAATTCAGTGCGCCGACGCGCGTTGGGACAAACCAATCAAGAGCTCATGTTCAAGTTTCAAGAGAGGGACAACAACTTCAGCCGAGAGCGATTGAAATTCTACACGCAGCCGAAGAAACCCCAGGGGAATCGACTAAGATCGTGCCCGGAATACGCCAACTGCGGGACGCCTCGGATATTTACACAATGCCCTTTGACGAACTTCAACAACTTGTAGCGGAGGTCATAAGAGAGCCGGGGTTTCCAGAGTTGGTGAGTTCTGATATGTACTTAATAGGTAAAGAAAAAGGGTACAAGTGATGGTTTAACCCTGCATTGATGTGCCACAGGTTGGTCGAGTACACAAAATGTGGAAAGAAAAGGCCTAGTAGAGGCACAGCTCGCGACGACGGTGGACCGATGTTGAGTAGTGCGGAGATGCTGATATCCCGGGTCTGGACATTATCCTCGTTACCAACCGGCGATTGCGGATGGAAAGTGACTCCCGACGGCTGTGTCGTGTATTTGTGTGGAGATACCGATTTCGAATTCATTGTGTTTGCATCCGCTGATATTCAAATGGGGATGTTGTGTCAAGCGACTTGTACTTGAGCTCCTCCCGGCCTCTGTGGTTTCGGCTGGCCTTGCCTGCTTCTATACACACGTAGTCGGTTTGCGTCTCGTGTTAAAATTGTATCTTTTCCCGCAAAGGTCTGTATTTTGCTCCTATTCTTTGTTTTCAGCCAAACTGAGACTTTTCGGGCCGTTGCCAGGTTTAGTGTCCGTTTCCGTGTGATAGGACACGTCTATCGTTTGTGGAGTACCCCTATTCTTGCTTATAATTTTTGAGGTATGTGAAGAGCAGGATTAGTACTCTCCCACCACCGGCTGACACGGCCTTGGGTGACAGACAACTATTATCATTCCTTGACCATGGCTACGCGCCCTCCACTTCCCCATCATGGGTCTCACCCAGGCCCAGCGCGCCATCATCTCACTCGACTACACGTTCCTCAATCTATATCGATTTCTCCTGGATATTTCAGCGAACAAGCACTTTTTACTCCCGGCCCGAACACCGCACAAGTTAGCCAAGCCGCGTTTATGGCAAACAACTTCCCCCAAGGTCCCCAAACAGCCTTTCTTCTAAATACCCCAGGTCCCACACAAAGCACGTTTCTCgcgcagcaacagcaacccCGGCCCGGACCTATGCACCGGCATCATGCCAGTATCGCAATGGGAATGCCTTTAACGCCAGGTGGCGGCGTAtttcagcagcagcagcaatccCATTTTGCATCTATGGGCGCTCAAAATCCTCCACCAATGGGCGGCCTTGGTGTACCACCTTTTGTACCCAGATCCAGACGTACAATTAGCATTGGCGGCCCTCCCAAAGCAGTGTTGGGTGGCCCAAACAGGAAGACGAGTCCCTTGCCACCTACACCAGCTGGAGAGAATGCTCCTCCTCTTCCAGACGTAAAGAGGAAAAAATGCACAGTCAGGTTACCACTGGAGTCGGATCAGGAACCCGAAGCTGACGCCGGGGATGCTGACGAATCTGCCAAGCGAACAAGGTCACTTTGGTCGAGAGAGCCTGTCCCACCTTCTCAGCTACCTCCCCAAGTTACGCTTGATGATCAGTTAGACATCATGTCCATGGAGCCGCACCCCGAGCATATCAAACAGGGGGAGACATTAGCTCCCAGAATCAACCTTTCCTCCAAGGTAAGCTAAACTACCGATATAACGGTTCGATTATGAATTGACAGCATGGTACGACAGATACACTGGGATATCATGCGCCAGGAAATAATAGAGCAGAAATTGGCCAAGCTGGGCGTCGAACGAGGGAGTGGCGCAGCATACTTGCCATCCCAGGCACATGGTCGCGCGTTCTCGGTGAGTGGCTTTCGACTCGCATCATCACATTGCATCACGCGTATTTGGTGATACGTGGTTTCAAGCGTGGTGATCAAGAATGGGTTGCTGATAAATTCTTATCTGGGAACCAGATTTCTACTCCTGCGGACCCCAGTCTTTTGTTTTCCAAGCTCAATAAGCTTCAAGCATCCCAATCGCCCTCTTCGACATCGTCGCCCGGCCCCAACAGTCCGTTCTTCACCCAACCAAGATTACCTCAGCATGGTTACACCCAGTCACTTGCTGTTAAGCCTCAATTCGGATTCAGCCCACAACTCAACGGAGCATTGGATCTTACAACTCAAAAATCACCCAACTTATCTACTTCCGTATCCATGGTCTCGGATAGTGAGAGCCAAGGTCCCATCCTCCATGCACCTCAGGGAATCGTCCCCGTCCGGGCTACCGCTCTTTCCCGCCCTGACTTTATTCGTGGATTTGGATTAGACGTTACCGAAGAGGAGGATGAAGGTCAAGAGGACGAAGAAGCCGCGGACACACAGACCCCATCCGATGGAGACGAGAATGGCAGCAATGTGCATCACGATGCCAACGGTGGTTTCACCCAGGCCTTTGGACAGCCGTTCCCAGTCAAACCTGCTCCTCTTGCTCATAGCCAGCCCGAACCCACAGCTGACGAGGAGGACGCGGACGACGAGGGCGACGATTCAATGACTGCAGCAGCCCACAGCAGACATCACTCGCGCCACCTTTCTCATGCTTCTCTTCGATCCTTGGGGAGGCGTACAATGTCTGAGGAACCGCCGGCGAGTCGCGGCGTGCGCGAGGAAGATCTGCCTGAAGGCGAATCGGAATATGAACAATCTCAGGCTCGTTCCGCTGTTGAGACTTGGGATATGCCAAATGATACTCCAGAAGTTGCTGAGTCCGATTCTGGTCACTACGAAGAGGGTCTTGATGGGGTAGCTGACTGGACTGGATCGGATACAGAGGTGAGTGTTTACGGCATATATGATATCTACTTGCTGATGTTATCTTGCCTTGCAGAGCACTGGCGAATGGTCCAATCCTTCCGACGAGGAGCGAGCGCGTGAGGAACGCAGGTTGCGCAAGATGAACCGTAGGCAAGATAGCGTCAACGTCCCCCGACGAATCCCCGAATTTCCTCATCCTCCACATGTCCCTGCTGAGCCATACGTGCCTATGCGCGTGGAGCGTGCCCAATCGGAAGACATCGTATCCAATCCCAGCGAGGAGGGATTCGTACACATTCAGACACATGAAGATGGTCATCTACACCAATCAGGCAACCTAAGCCCTCGTCCGTTCCGACCTTTGCCTCCCGTTCCTCAATCGGCTTCCCATTCGCGCCAGCCATCCGCAAACCTGATTTTCAATCACCCTGGAAGTGCAGAGTTGCGACACGTAGAAAGCGGCCCGCACAGCCGTGGCCAAAGCTTGGTCAGTCAACCCGGAGCCAATCGGGATGCTCTCAACCCACTTGCGAAACCTTTTGTATTTGGATCTATTCGAGGCAGCTCGACTTCGTCCATACCTATTTCACAACCCGTGCGCGGAAGCGTCGGCTCTCCCTCGGAGTTTGGCCCCATTGCTCCTCCCCCTGGTGCTCATTCGCGACAAGCTTCTGTTTCGACCGCCGCACCTGCGCCAACCACCACCAAGCTCAATGCCGGTGCTGTGGAATTCAAGCCCAGCGGAGGGATGTTCTCCAACGCGTCATTCACTTTCAAGCTCCCACCGGGTGTTCCTACTCTTGCCTTTGGTTCCGGAGACTCTACTTCGCGCCATTCCCTAGTCGAGCCACCCCTCCAATCGCCAGCCCGCGCCACCCAAGGCCGCGAGAAGCGCCAACGCAGGATATCAGATGGCGTTGGTCTCGAAAACACGGAGCTCGACTCTCCAGTCGAGCCTATGCAAAAAGATACTCCTGGCCGAGATAACATCGCTACATGGCGTTACCCTCAACCTGTTGGAAGCCCAGCTGTTGTCCTCAAGACGGAAACCACCATACCCAAGCCCATGCTCAACCCGGCCGCCAAACCATTCTCATTTAATGGCCCGACCACATTATCCCGAGCGACCTTGCCTGCGGATACCCCTCAGCCGTCAGTCATTGCGCCGGTCGAAAAGACGCCTCTCTCCATCTTTGCTCCTCAGAGCAAACGCGCAACGTTGCCTGAGTTTGCACTCCCATCCACCGGGAACACCGTTCCTGCTTCCGTATTCAAATCATTGGTCCAAAGCGATGGTCCAACTCGTCCAACTGTTCGCTCCAGACTCAGCTCCCGGGAAGCATTCGAGGCACACTCCAACCGACCCTCGCTCGACGACATCAACGTGCCTTCTATCTCATCACGCAAAACCTCGAAACCGATCCTTACCGTCCAGAACCCGAATACGCCTCCACAGCCGACTACCGACGTCTTTGGACCGATACACTCATCGGCGCAAAAACCATTATCCAAGTCACCTATCCCAGGATTCCTCAAGCTTGGTCCTCCACCTCGTCGTCCATCCCCCTCGCCTGCCAAGAGCCGTTTGTTCTCTCCAAACCTTGTTCCATCATCGCCTTCAGACATTGGCGCGGGTGACTCCGACATTCAAACTGCAGTCCAGAACGCCCTCGATGCGAAACTGGACTCTTGGCGCAAAGAGCTAACTGGCTCCCTGGCTGGCGTCCGCGATTCAAAGGAGACCCGCAAGGTCAACAACTTGAGCGGTCCCTCTGAACTTGATTTGGAGTTGATTCGCAGTACGATCGAGTCTGGGCAAGTCACCACACGCTCGATGCTCCAACGTGAACTTGGTACGATGATGGAGCGAATGGATTTGATCTCTGCGGCCCAGGTTCCTCATACCTTGGATTCGTCTCGTATCGCCGAGGGTCTAGGCTCGAGTGTTCTGCAACCACTTGCTCAACTTTCCTCTCAGATCTCATCATTGCAAGAAAACATTCATCAGCAGAAAGCTGCAGCTCAGCAAGATCTCCTTGAGCAATTGACTTCTGCACTTCGTCCACATCTCGAGGCTGCTCGTGCGGTGCCTATCGACACAGAAGCACTCACTATTCAACTCTCCCAGGCTGTCAAGCCACATATTTCGCAGCTTATCGACCTTGCTTCTGATAAACGCGAGACTGCTACCCTCATCGTTCAGCACTTGACTCCAGCCTTGAACAACATACAGCCACCAAAAATTGATGTCAATAACCTCGCCACGCAGATTGCTTTGGCCCTTAAATCGGCTATTCCACCTCCTACCGACCCACATGTGATCAAAGAGCATGTTGCTGACTTGGTGGTCGAGCGACTTGACTCGCGCCTTGCAGTTCGTGATAGCTCTTACAATACGGAAGCTATCTCGAAGAGGGTTATGGAGGCATTAGTTCCAATCCTTCAGCCCACTGAGCTTGCATCGGCCGTAACCAAGATCGATGAGATGGCCAAGCACCAGGAAAGCGTGTTACTAAAGACTCAAGACTTGCTCAAGGCCCAGGAAGTGCAGTCCGCAGGGCTTGGTGGTCTCCCCAAGTCCTTGGAAGAGGCCATTGCTACGCTCAAGTCTTCTCATACTGAGTTTATCGAAAAGCTTCGCTCGTTTACACCGCTAGACGAGGTGCAGAAGATTGGGGAAACCAACCTCGAGTTACACACCCAACTTGGGAATGCCCGTGCTGCCCACGCACAGGTTTGTGGCGAGAAGGACGTGCTTGCGGATCGCCTACGAGCTGCAGAGCAGGAGCTAGCCAGCTTGCGTGCTGCCGCTGCTGAACGCGAGTCAACTTCAACTTCTCAAGCTACCGAACTTTCGTCCCTCAAGGTTAAAGAAGCATCAGCTCAAGCTGCTCTCTCCGAGTCTCAGGTCAAGCTTGAAAGGTCGGAATCACTTCTCCGTGTCAATCAGGACCGTATCGCATCTCTTGAAAAGACCAACGACGAACAGAATCAGCAGAATCATGAGCTTCAGTTGAAGGTGCGTAGACACTTGCGCTCATTTGTCAGTTATTAACATCCAAGATAGGTGAATACGCTAGAGCTACAAGTCACCTATGCGACTCGGGATCTTGAGTCGTCGAAACGAATTGTTTCTCAGCTCGAAACTCAGCGAAACAACCTTATGGCTCAGCAGAAGCACTGGGATGACTTGCGCCGGACCGCTGAACGTGTTGAGAACCTTTGCCAACAGATGGAGCGTGAAGACTCGGAAGAGGTAGTTGAGCTCAAGCGCACGGTGGATGAAAATAAGATACTCCAGGGCGAGCACGCGTACCTCAAGAAGCGTTACGATGAACAAGAGCGTCGCATTGCTGATTTCACTCGAGGTCAACAAACTGCGAAGCAAACAATAACTCAGGCTCAACAACAGGCCGCTGAGTGGGAACGACGGGCAAAAGAAGCCGACACTGAGCTCGATACCTATCGTTCGCGTGCCGAAGAGCTTGAAGATGCCAACACTCGGTTACACCAGGACTTCACGCAGTTGCAGCTCAAAGTCAAGGATCTAACTGAAACTGAAGAGAAGCAGAAAGTAAGTCGAGTGATGCTTAGGCTGCATGAGCGGTGACTTACTCCATACTTATAGCAACAAAACCAAACCATGCAAAACCAGATTGTGGCACTAGAGCATCAACTCGATGCCCTCAAGACGGAGCTTGCGGAAACCGCTCGGCCCCAGACCCCGGTTGCACCCATCCCCCAGCGCAACGGTGTTGTGACTGGTCTTCCGGTCGGGCTGCCTAGGTCGATATCTCGTCTCTCCCAGGGAACACCAGTGTATACCCCGACTCGACAGGGTCCCGTGGTATCGCTGCACGGGACCAACGGGTTGACCAACGGGAAGTTGGACCTCGCTAGTGAACCTACAAGCGCATCGTCATCTGAAGGAGTATGGGCATCTATGCATGCCCCTTCCAACGATGGGCTTGCTCCTCCCCAGACCCCTCGCCCAAGCCATGCACGGCAAGCCCAACACCATCGCCCCCGTGTACCGTCACCAACCCACAGTGTCGTCTCTTCAATGACACGCGATGAGGATGGCTGGTACAGCTAAGTAATGCAATTTCGTTCCAATTCATCATCACAAAAGTCTCGGTTCGTATACATCTTTTGACATAAATATTTTTCTGGCGTACCTGTTGTATTCTCAGGTGGCTGTTCTAATTTGGGTCTCGTTTTCTTGATTCTTCTCTTTGCTTTCATCCTGTCCTCCTCTTGGCTCTCGTTTGTTGGTTTCTCTGGTGTGTGCTTATTGGATTGGATTTATTTCCTACATCAGACATCTATCTTGTACGTATATGTTACCCTTGTTGCCACACAAATATCCAGCTACACTAGTATCTTGCAAGCCCTGTTGAGTGCCTCCCTAACGCTGATGGTTACGTATATGTGAAGAGAATAATTGAAATGGTTGAGTATGACCTTCACG comes from Rhizoctonia solani chromosome 4, complete sequence and encodes:
- a CDS encoding pyridine nucleotide-disulfide oxidoreductase translates to MAQSTTSKTTHNIIKYASHKVPLSAQVPTNEIQWKSHEGEHLRLTIAVTAVRAPSGSGTQPMARHVLKIVYLSEDVEENQNASQSMASEALLENLDLTSFSEIKYSGRELPLKAVYKNRSVAFRYLYPMIQGGNTPQTYRRFQVTFKTADDALNFIDSIKYICPCSTARDQRPTETHVTEQANSTHCPPLAMVIEGSAKTAPPRRIAPINRPITPSRISNPPLPRNATTYRKSTMFADMLSSPSLGTGNSQARGAPGSSSGSSASGGKSANPTQVKPTMDEVVIDRGELVDEPNHIIVDEGPLTEPGRAEATNISQVGRAIAQHAPSPNQPEETQFSAPTRVGTNQSRAHVQVSREGQQLQPRAIEILHAAEETPGESTKIVPGIRQLRDASDIYTMPFDELQQLVAEVKKKGTSDGLTLH
- a CDS encoding pyridine nucleotide-disulfide oxidoreductase; its protein translation is MATRPPLPHHGSHPGPARHHLTRLHVPQSISISPGYFSEQALFTPGPNTAQVSQAAFMANNFPQGPQTAFLLNTPGPTQSTFLAQQQQPRPGPMHRHHASIAMGMPLTPGGGVFQQQQQSHFASMGAQNPPPMGGLGVPPFVPRSRRTISIGGPPKAVLGGPNRKTSPLPPTPAGENAPPLPDVKRKKCTVRLPLESDQEPEADAGDADESAKRTRSLWSREPVPPSQLPPQVTLDDQLDIMSMEPHPEHIKQGETLAPRINLSSKIHWDIMRQEIIEQKLAKLGVERGSGAAYLPSQAHGRAFSRGDQEWVADKFLSGNQISTPADPSLLFSKLNKLQASQSPSSTSSPGPNSPFFTQPRLPQHGYTQSLAVKPQFGFSPQLNGALDLTTQKSPNLSTSVSMVSDSESQGPILHAPQGIVPVRATALSRPDFIRGFGLDVTEEEDEGQEDEEAADTQTPSDGDENGSNVHHDANGGFTQAFGQPFPVKPAPLAHSQPEPTADEEDADDEGDDSMTAAAHSRHHSRHLSHASLRSLGRRTMSEEPPASRGVREEDLPEGESEYEQSQARSAVETWDMPNDTPEVAESDSGHYEEGLDGVADWTGSDTESTGEWSNPSDEERAREERRLRKMNRRQDSVNVPRRIPEFPHPPHVPAEPYVPMRVERAQSEDIVSNPSEEGFVHIQTHEDGHLHQSGNLSPRPFRPLPPVPQSASHSRQPSANLIFNHPGSAELRHVESGPHSRGQSLVSQPGANRDALNPLAKPFVFGSIRGSSTSSIPISQPVRGSVGSPSEFGPIAPPPGAHSRQASVSTAAPAPTTTKLNAGAVEFKPSGGMFSNASFTFKLPPGVPTLAFGSGDSTSRHSLVEPPLQSPARATQGREKRQRRISDGVGLENTELDSPVEPMQKDTPGRDNIATWRYPQPVGSPAVVLKTETTIPKPMLNPAAKPFSFNGPTTLSRATLPADTPQPSVIAPVEKTPLSIFAPQSKRATLPEFALPSTGNTVPASVFKSLVQSDGPTRPTVRSRLSSREAFEAHSNRPSLDDINVPSISSRKTSKPILTVQNPNTPPQPTTDVFGPIHSSAQKPLSKSPIPGFLKLGPPPRRPSPSPAKSRLFSPNLVPSSPSDIGAGDSDIQTAVQNALDAKLDSWRKELTGSLAGVRDSKETRKVNNLSGPSELDLELIRSTIESGQVTTRSMLQRELGTMMERMDLISAAQVPHTLDSSRIAEGLGSSVLQPLAQLSSQISSLQENIHQQKAAAQQDLLEQLTSALRPHLEAARAVPIDTEALTIQLSQAVKPHISQLIDLASDKRETATLIVQHLTPALNNIQPPKIDVNNLATQIALALKSAIPPPTDPHVIKEHVADLVVERLDSRLAVRDSSYNTEAISKRVMEALVPILQPTELASAVTKIDEMAKHQESVLLKTQDLLKAQEVQSAGLGGLPKSLEEAIATLKSSHTEFIEKLRSFTPLDEVQKIGETNLELHTQLGNARAAHAQVCGEKDVLADRLRAAEQELASLRAAAAERESTSTSQATELSSLKVKEASAQAALSESQVKLERSESLLRVNQDRIASLEKTNDEQNQQNHELQLKVNTLELQVTYATRDLESSKRIVSQLETQRNNLMAQQKHWDDLRRTAERVENLCQQMEREDSEEVVELKRTVDENKILQGEHAYLKKRYDEQERRIADFTRGQQTAKQTITQAQQQAAEWERRAKEADTELDTYRSRAEELEDANTRLHQDFTQLQLKVKDLTETEEKQKQQNQTMQNQIVALEHQLDALKTELAETARPQTPVAPIPQRNGVVTGLPVGLPRSISRLSQGTPVYTPTRQGPVVSLHGTNGLTNGKLDLASEPTSASSSEGVWASMHAPSNDGLAPPQTPRPSHARQAQHHRPRVPSPTHSVVSSMTRDEDGWYS